GACGAGGTCGAAGTAGTGCCGGAAGCTCGGGTACTCGGGCATCGCGTTGCCGAGCAGGTACGTCATCATCTGTTCGGTGTAGGGCCAGCGCGAGTTCGTTAGGAGAAACAGCTTTTTTCCGGCCGATCGAAATTTGTGTAGCGTCGATGCAAGAAGCGGATCGCGTTCCACGAAACGCGGCAGGTCGCTCGAAACGACGTCGAGGATCGAGCCGTCGCGGTGCGCTTCGTCGATGCTTTCGCGGATGTCGGCAAACAGGCGCGCGTAATCGAGCTCGATGGAGCGAGCGTCGAAGGCGTCGACGATGCCGGCGTAGAGCGTCGCTTCACTCAGGGCGTAAAGCGTGTCGATGAAGTGGTAGCGGCCGGTGTTCGGCTTGAGCCTTTTCTGGTGGTAGAGCGATCGCAGTTCGTCTTTGCCGAGCTCGCGCAGGCCGTGGAAGCCTTTGTGGACCACCTTGAAGCGGTCCATTTTCAGGACGTTGCCGTAGCGCTTGTCGATGAGCAGACCGCGGATTGGAAAGTCGATGGGCCAGCGGATTTCGCGAAGAATTTCGTCGGGATATCCGCGCCTGACAAGCTTGGGGATCGTGGCGGCGATGGACAAGTTGTCCATCTCGGCCTGGTTGTAGATCGCCAGCGTGTAGTCCATGTCGAACCCAACCCAATCGATGCCTGCCATCTTCAGGTTGCGGTTCACGAACACACGGCGCGTGCGCGGGATGCGCGCGGGTGCAGCCGGCGTGAGATGTCCCTCGAACGGAAGAGTGAGCTGTTCGAACGTCACGGGAGAGCCATGGTCATGCTAGCCCATCCGCGAAAGCCCCGCGCGTCGCGACGACGCATCTCGCGTGCAAAAGATCGCCGCGTCTTCCGCGCCATCCTTCGTTGCCGTCAAAGGCGTGTCCAGCACGGCCAAATGCGCTATCTTCCGCCCCCAACGCGTTCGAGGTAACGATGGCGAAGAATACGGAGAGCGGTCCGTTGCGGCGACCTACGTCCTGGTGGCTCCGCATGCTGCAAAAACGTGCCGAGCGGATGTACGAGGAAAAGCTCGACCTCTCGGAGCCGATCGTATGGGCGTCGGAGGCAGAACGACAAGCAGCGATCGCATTTTTCAACGCCGCCTATCGCTCCGAGGAATCCGGTCTTCGTCAAGCCCACGAGCTCGCCGAACAAGTTGCTGCATGGGATCCCGAGCTTGCCGAGTGTCTTCGCCTCTACGGGAACGAAGAAGGCTGGCACCGCGAGCTACTCACGGAATTTCTCGACTACCTCGGCGGCACCGTGCGTCCCATGGGCCGCGTAACGGGCACGTTTTTTCACCTTTACGCCAAGGCCAAACGTATCGAGACGATTGTCTTGACGAACCTCATGTTCGAGACGATCGGATCGACCACCTACCGCCTCGCGCTTCGTCGCGCCAAACATCCCGCTGTTCGGCACATCCTCACTGTCCTCACGCGTGACGAGTCGTTTCACGTACCGCTCAACGTTCACTTCTTGCGCGAAGCTCTCGCACGTCAGCCAAACACTTCGCGCTTGCGACTGCGCGCCATCTTCAACTTGCTCTACGTCGCGCTCTGGCTATCCGCCTACGCAAGCAGACGACGTGCAGAAGCGTTCGATCACATCCCGTTCGAAGTGTTGTCGCGCGCGTACGCGGAACATCTCGCGCGGCTCTTCCTGAAGGAGAGCGATTTGGATCTGCGTCCGCCGGCATTTTTACTGCGTTTGTTCGGTTTGTCCGAGGACGAGCTGCATCGCGGCGAAGACATCATCGGCATCGGCGTGCAAGCGGCCGAAGCGGCAGTCGATCGCCATCGCGTCGCCGTGGAAGCACTTTGACCACCAATGGATGTTCCGGCCATCCGTGCAGAGCACGTCACGCGCGTACATGATGCCGGCAAAGGCACGCGCCACGCGCTCTCCGACGTCGACTTCATGGTGAACAGCGGCGAGTTCGTCGCGGTGCTCGGGCCGAGTGGCTCGGGCAAGAGCACGCTCCTCTCGATCATCGGCGGACTCGATCGTGCCTACCAGGGCAAGGTTTTTCTCTGGGGCGACGACATCGGCGTCGGCACGATGAGCGACACGCGCCTTGCGCGTCTCCGAGGCAAACACATCGGGTTTGTCTTTCAACACTTTCACCTGCTCTCGCACCTCACGGTGCTCGAGAACGTCACGACCCCGGCGCTCTTCGATCCCGAAGCGGACGAAGCGCTGGACGTTCGGCGAGCGAAGGAGCTGCTCGAACGACTTGGTTTGTCTGATCGAACCATGGACACGCCTGCGGAATTGTCTGGAGGCCAGCGACAACGCGTCGCGATTGCGCGGGCACTCTTGCGTAAGCCCAAACTTTTGCTCTGCGACGAACCTACGGGGAACCTGGATGCAGAAACCGGTGCGCAGACGATTGCTCTGTTCGAGGAGCTCTATCGGCAAGATGGCTTGACGATCGTTGCCGTGACGCACGAGGAACGTCTTGCGCGCGTTGCGAGCCGCATCGTTCGGTTGCAAGACGGGCGTGTCGCAACGCTGGAGAATTCATGAAGCTGTCTGCGCTCGTGCGACTCGTTCGGCGGGACCTCGTTCGATCACGCGGGGCGCTTGCATCGAGTGCGTTTGGCATCGCGGCTGGATCGGCCACGCTGGTGTTTTTCCTGGCACTCGGGCTCGGCGTGCGCACCGTGCTTCTGGGCGATGTGTTTCCGATTCATCGCGTCGAGCTCGAACCTCCAAAGGCGCGAGATCCAGGTCTCTTGGGCTTGCTCTTGGGCGCGGGCGAAGTGCCTGGCATCTCGCCGAAGGACATCGAAACGATCGCGGCCGCGCCTGGCGTGAAGCACGTGCTCCCGAAGTTGTCGCTCGCGTTTCCTGCAAGCGCGCGTGGCGGGCGCGAGCTGCTCGGGCACGACGTTGGTTCGAGCGAGCTGCCGGGTGACGGCATCGAACCGATGCTCGCGGCGACGGACGTGCGGACCGATGTGTTTGCCGACCCGATGGATGCTGCCGGTCCCACGTGCAAGGACGACGCTGCATGCGGGCCGGACAAGTATTGTGAACTGCCGAGCGGTGCTACGTCAGGACGTTGCTCGGCACCGGTGCC
The nucleotide sequence above comes from Polyangiaceae bacterium. Encoded proteins:
- a CDS encoding ferritin-like domain-containing protein, which codes for MAKNTESGPLRRPTSWWLRMLQKRAERMYEEKLDLSEPIVWASEAERQAAIAFFNAAYRSEESGLRQAHELAEQVAAWDPELAECLRLYGNEEGWHRELLTEFLDYLGGTVRPMGRVTGTFFHLYAKAKRIETIVLTNLMFETIGSTTYRLALRRAKHPAVRHILTVLTRDESFHVPLNVHFLREALARQPNTSRLRLRAIFNLLYVALWLSAYASRRRAEAFDHIPFEVLSRAYAEHLARLFLKESDLDLRPPAFLLRLFGLSEDELHRGEDIIGIGVQAAEAAVDRHRVAVEAL
- a CDS encoding ABC transporter ATP-binding protein, which gives rise to MDVPAIRAEHVTRVHDAGKGTRHALSDVDFMVNSGEFVAVLGPSGSGKSTLLSIIGGLDRAYQGKVFLWGDDIGVGTMSDTRLARLRGKHIGFVFQHFHLLSHLTVLENVTTPALFDPEADEALDVRRAKELLERLGLSDRTMDTPAELSGGQRQRVAIARALLRKPKLLLCDEPTGNLDAETGAQTIALFEELYRQDGLTIVAVTHEERLARVASRIVRLQDGRVATLENS